A single window of Pyxicephalus adspersus chromosome 10, UCB_Pads_2.0, whole genome shotgun sequence DNA harbors:
- the BBIP1 gene encoding BBSome-interacting protein 1: MPEVKSMFREVLPKQGQLFVEDVPTMVLCKPKLLPLKSVTLTKLEKMQRDAQEVIRQQEMAQLDQQNAQT, from the exons ATGCCAGAGGTAAAATCAATGTTTCGGGAGGTGCTGCCCAAGCAAG GGCAGCTTTTTGTTGAAGACGTTCCCACCATGGTGCTGTGCAAGCCAAAGCTTTTACCCCTGAAGTCGGTAACACTgacaaaactggagaagatgcaGCGAGATGCCCAGGAAGTCATCAGACAGCAGGAAATGGCTCAGCTGGATCAGCAGAATGCTCAAACCTGA